CGAAATATTATTCTAAATAGAACTATTTATCTTACTTAATTCAAAGTTAGTTTTTTTCTCTAACTCTTCTATTTTTTTGATAAGCTCTTCTTGTGTTTGAAATTCACATTTTTGACAAATGGCTTCTATTAACGCATATTTAGTTTGAGGACTTTCATCAAGTTTTGATTTCTCTTTCTCTTTTTGTATCTCATTTCTTTTAGTAATCACTCTTTTAAGATATAAATCAACTGCTTTTGAATCAAGTTCTCCTTCAAGCATAAACATCTCGATATTGGCTAATATCTCTTCAACTTTTTCTTTTAAACTATTAAAGTTGTATTGTGTTTTATCTTTGATTAATTCTTCTATTTTTTTATCTACGATTACTATCTCATCAGTATACATATTTTCCCTTACTATATTGTTGTTTAGTTTTTATCATAAAAAAACTAAATTTAAGAAACTTCCTTTATAATAATTGCTATTAAAATTTAGGGAAAAACAATGAGAAATATCTTAATAATAAGCATGGTAGTTGTAGCTATTGCATATATGTTTGTACTTATGAAAGATAAGTATGATAGTATTCAAGAGACAAATGCAAAGATAGCTCAACAAAAGAGTTAAAGATGGGATTAAAAGAGATTAGATAAATCTCTTTTAATTTTATTATTTACAAGCTTTATAGTTTTGAATTGCAAAATAAATATTTGCAATAATTGCAATAATCCATCCAATAACCGGAATGAAAAACAGAACATCACATACTAGGTGTATTAAAGTAGGTGTTAGTTTTCCATACTCTTTTTCTTTATCCTCTTCCATAATTGCAAATCTTGTAACAGCAGTTCCTATAAAACCAAAAAATAGTGTTAATAAAAGTGCGATAATAGCTCTTGGTGTATTATCTTTTTTCTCTTCAAATACAGGTTTTGTAATATTAAATACTTCAATAGCCTTATTCTCTTCTGAGATATTAAAATCAACTGTTTGTCCTACATATGGAGTACCTTCACTTCGCCATTCATTTTTAACAAATGTATATCTTTCACCATTTTGTGCTTTTATAGTATATAGACTACCATTTTTATCAACACCTAAAATTTTACCTTCCATTTAAGACCTTTATAATAATATGTTATATTATATAAAAAATAATATTATTTAGATATAAAATAAAAATATTGAAAAAGGTCTTAAATGTTGGGTAATCTTTTTGAAAATCTTATCGTAGATAAAAAGAAAGAACAATTTTTTGATTTAATAAAAAATGATAAAGTAAGAATAGAAAAAATAGTTTCAAATGGACAAGCTTCAGCTATAGATTTTTGGTATGAACAAGAAGAGAATGAATTTGTTGTTTTACTAAAAGGAGAGGCCATTTTAGAGTTTGAAGATAAGGAAGTTCTTTTGACAGAGGGAACTTATATAAATATAGATTCAAAACAAAAACATAGAGTAAAATATACCTCTAAAGATAGAACTACTATTTGGTTAGCAGTTTTTTATTAGTTTTTGTAAAAAGCTCACTAAAAACTCATTTTATTTTGATAATTTATATGATTACAAAAAAAGGAAAACTTTTAATGAATAATGCTTATAAAGATATAGTTTCAAAATATATTTATGCAAAAGATAATAATAAACCTCACCTTATGAAATCAGTTTTTACAGAAGTTTCAAAACTTGATGTAAAGCTAAAATCTCAAAATATCTCTTTTCCTGCAACCACAAAAGGTCTTAAAGAGATTACTGAGGTTTTAATCAGTAGTTTTAACAATACTTACGACAATGTTTATACTTTATGTTTGGAAGATACTTTAGTTTTAGAAGAGAACTCTTTAAAATCTATTTGGCTTGTTGTAATGACAGAAAAACAAAGTGGTAAAGTAAGATTTGGTTATGGCTCTTATTATTGGTCTTTTCATAATAACAATTTAGCAGAGTATTTAAATATCACTATTGAAAATATGATTATCTTAGAAGAGAAGTTTGCAGATGAGCTTTTAACTTGGATCTCTTCTTTAGCTTATCCTTGGTGTGAATCTAAAATTATTCTTGAAAGTTTACCCAAAATAGAGGAGTTAGACTCTTTTAGAAAAGAGTTTTAATATTCCCAAAACTTTTGGGAATATTTTTATTGCTTTGCTTTTACAACACCATAGAAGATTTTTAAAAACTTCTCTGGTGGTAAAAATCCTCCACCTAATTTTTTATCATAATCAGCAAAAGGTTTTAAAGCTACAATCTCTTCTAAAGTTTTACCCTCAGTAATTAGTTTTTTCATTCTTTTATTTAACTCAATTAGAGTCTCTTTATAGTATGTAAGTTCTTTTTTATTTGAGAGCTTACCATGCCCTGGAATAATTTTAGTATTATCATCAACTCTACTTAAGATATATTCAACAGCTTTGATTACCCCTTCAACATCTCCTTTGCTTGATTCATCTATAAAAGGATAAAACCCATTAAAATAGATATCTCCTGCATGAACTACATTTGCATTTTTGAAAAAGATCACACTATCTCCATCTGTATGTGCATTTTTTTGATAAATAACTTCAATATTTTCATTATTTAAATCAAAATCAATCTTATCTGTAAAAGTTATTGTAGGAAGGGCAATCTTTGGTAAAGCTGGAACTGTTTTATTAAAAGCTTTTATAAAACTATCTTCACTAAGTCTTTTTTTTACATTTTCATGAGATACGATTATTACTCCATCTTTTGCAATATTTTCATTCCCATTTGTATGGTCAAAGTGCCAATGAGTATTTACTAAATATTTAATTGGTTTTGTAGAGAGTTCTTTAATAGAGGCTTTTATTTTTTCACTTAAAGGAGCAAATTGACTATCAATCATAAGTATGCCATCTTCTCCAATACTTAAACCAATATTTCCACCTTTACCTTGAAGCATATAAACTCCAGTTGCAAGTTTTGTTGTAGTGATTTTTACTTCTTCTTTTACTTCGTGATTACCAGCTATTAATAAACTAGTTGAAAAAAGAAAGAGAAATAAGGCTTTAAAGAGTTTCATTGTTAATCCTTTTCATAAAATAATAAATAATATTAACCAAAATAAAAAAGATAAACTTTAAAAGAAAAAATTAGTCTAAAGAAGAGGAAACCTCCAAAAGGAGGTTTTACATTACTGAGTGAATTGTTACTCTAAAGTCTAAATCACATCCTGCTAAAGGGTGGTTATAATCAACTGTAACTTCATCTTTTGTTACTTCTGTAACAGTTGCTTTAAGAATATCTCCATTCTCGTCATCAGCTTCAAGTACTAAACCTATCTCTAAGTCAATACCTTCAAATTCAGAAATAGGTAGTGTTTCTGTTAGTTTTGGGTCATGTTCCCCATAAGCATCAACTGCTGCTACTTTTATATCTTTTGTTTCTCCTGCATCCATATCAACGATACCTTTTTCAAGACCTTTGATAATTTCTCCAGTTCCATAAATAAATCTAATAGGTTCTTTATCTATATTGCTATCAATTACTTCATCATTTAATCTTACTTCATACGACATAGATACTACTTGGTTTTTAGTTATAGCCATAATAATCCTTATAAGAGTTTTCTAAAAGCTAACTATACCCTAATAGACTAATTTTAAAGTAAAATAAAAAGTGAGTATAAAACGTTTATTACTTTTTAAACTACTTTATATATAATCATTGTTTATATCTTTTGAAGGACAAAATAATATGAAAGTTGCAGTATATTGTGGCTCAAGTAGTGGTGAATGTTCTATGTATGTAGAAGAGACTAAAGCTTTAGGTGAATTTCTAGCACAAAATAACATTGATGTTGTTTATGGTGGTGGAAAAGTTGGACTTATGGGAATTATAGCAGATACTATAATGTTAAATGGTGGAAATGTATATGGTGTTATTCCTGAGAAATTAAAGGAAAAAGAGTTAGCTCATACTGGAATTACAGAATTAACAATTGTAAAAGATATGCATGAGAGAAAAGCAAAGATGGCAGAAATGGCAGATGCTTTTATCACCCTTCCTGGTGGTGCAGGGACTTTAGAAGAGATTTTTGAAGCATGGACATGGGCACAACTTGGTTATCACAATAAGCCTTGTGCTTTTTATAATATAGGTGGCTTCTATGATGATTTATTTAATATGATAGAAAAGATGACAAAAACAGGCTTTTTAAAAGAAGAGTATTTAGATATGCTTATTAATACTTCTGATTTAAGAAATTTAATTGATTCAATTAAAAACTATAAAGCTCCAAATGAAAAGTGGAACTAACAAAGAAGGTTCAATTAAAATGAACCTTCAATTTGTTTTACCCAAGCTTCAATTCTCTCATTAGTTAATTCATCTTGATTAACATCGTCAATAGCTAAACCTACAAACTCCCCATCTATAACAGAGTCACTATCTTCAAAATAATAACCCTCTGCTGAAGTTTTACCTACAACCTTTCCTTTTTTTACATATTCATAAAGATGTGATAAAGAGTTACAAAAAGTATCTGAATAACTCTCTTGGTCTCCTAATCCAACTAAAGCAATAGTTTTATTTGAAAAGTCTATTTTACTTAAGTTGTTTTCAAAGTCTTCCCAATCAGCTTGTAAGTCTCCACTTCCCCAAGTAGGTGAAGCTAGAATTAACTTTTCATATTTTTCAAGGTCTTCTTTTGAAGAGTTTGCAATATTATGAACTTCAATCTCTTTTGAGAAAGTATTTTTTATTTTTTCAACAATATCTTCAGTTGTTCCAGTATCACTACCATAAAATAATCCAATTGCTTCCATGATAATTTCCTTTAAATATATTTATATTACAAATATAACATTATTAGATTAAAAATTAGTTTTTCCAATGAATTAATTGATTACTATCAGTCTCGTTTTTTACTATAGAACAAAGTAGGGGAAAGAACTCTAGAAAATCTTTCTCTATCTCTTCTATATTTTCACAAACCCTTTCAAAATATAAAGAGGTTTTATCCCTTGAAGCAAGTTTAGCAGAGAGTCTTTTATCGATTCTTAATAAGCCTTCATTTAGTTGCTCTAAGGTTTGATATTTATTTAATAGTTCAAAATCAATCATTCTTTTAAGAGGTGTGGAAGCATGGGAAGGAAGTTTTGGAAGTAGTTCATAAGAGTTATTATAAAACTGCTTTAAAAAGCTTTCTAACTCTATAGAAGAGTATCTATTCCAATTTTTAGTGAGTAAATAATCATAAGTCAAGTCTATTACTACAGATTTTAATAAACCTTTATCTCCTAATCTATTTTTGCTTTTTTTAAAAAGTTCATGGGAATCTGTAAAAGAGTCTATACGTTTATGTATTGCCATACCATTTTTTATATGAATACTGGCATTATCCCAAACCTTTCCTTTAAGAGGATCAGCAAGATAGTTTGCAACTTGAAACTCAATATTATATTCTGATAAAAAAATATGTGCTAACCAATTCATTATATATTTTAACATATTTGTTATAATAAGTATTTGGAGGAAATCTATGAAAATAGAAATATATTATGATAAAGAGTGTCCTTTCTGTAATAAATATACTCAAATCTTAAATTTAAGAAAAGAGCATGATGTAATTATAAAAAATGCTAGAGAAGATTTACAAAAGCTTAGATACTTTTACTCTTATGGTTATGATATTAATAATGGAATAATAGTTCAAATAGAAGATAATATCTATCAAGGAGCTAAAGCAATTGCTATGTTAGATAATCTAAGTGAACAGAGTAATTTCTTTTATAAAACGAAACTTTTTCAAAACTTTTTATATCCAATTTTAAAAATTATTAGAAAGATTACTCTTTTTATTTTAGGAAGAAATTCAAAGATAAATTTTGAAGAGTGAAGCCATACTTTAGAAGTATGACTTAAAGTTTAGATTTGATAGTCAGCTCTATTATCTTTCCACTCAAAGATAAAACACATTGGTAGTTCATCTTTTTTATTTAAAAGTATAGCTGTAATTGTAGCTGATATAAATATTGATACAATAGCTAAAAATGAAGCAAAAGCTAAAGTTGAAAGTCCAGATAGACCTTGCCCCACAGTACAACCTATTGATAAAACTCCACCTGTACCCATTAAAGCTCCACCAATCATATTGTATCTTACTTTCTTTTGCCCTTTTGAAGCAGTACATCCGAAACTATATCTTCTATTGATTTTAGACATTAAAAATGCTCCAATAATAACACCTAAAACTAAACAAATAGGGAATACTAAATTAAATGCATCATAATACATAAATAACTCAATAGCTCTTCCTGTTGGATATACAAAAGATAAAGCCTCTAAATCAACAACTCTTTCAATAGTATCTGCTCCAATAACTCCTGTTATATACCAAGCAGCAGCTACAAAAAGACCAACTAATACACCATCCCATAGGCTGATAACTCTATTAAGTTTTCTTACTAAAATAGCTAATAAAATAACTAATACTCCAACTACAAAATAGATATTCATAGTTATATTACCAATAAAGCTTGACCACTCAAGAAGTGTTTCATTTGTTGTTATAGGAGCAAAAAATCCATTTATAAAACCTTTTGCTGTAGCAAATGCAAAAATTCCTGTAAATACAATAACTATTAAAGAGTGGATATCTCCTTGCGCAAACTTAATAAGATGTCTATTACTACATCCATCAGCAAGCATCATTCCTACCCCAAAAATTAATCCACCTAAAACTATACTAAAATAGTTGATATTTTCTCTATAGTAGTTTGATTGAGTTAAATCGATTTGAAAATTGTTTGCTACTAAAGCAGTAGAGATAACAGCAATTATCATTGCCATGATAACAGAAGCACCTCTTTTAGTAGACTTAGTTAATATATAGTCTTTAATTGAACCACTAAAACAAAATTGGTTTTTTTGTCCTACAGCTCCCAATGCTAGACCTAAAATAAAGCCTAGAATATTTACAAGTT
This sequence is a window from Halarcobacter bivalviorum. Protein-coding genes within it:
- a CDS encoding cupin domain-containing protein, which codes for MLGNLFENLIVDKKKEQFFDLIKNDKVRIEKIVSNGQASAIDFWYEQEENEFVVLLKGEAILEFEDKEVLLTEGTYINIDSKQKHRVKYTSKDRTTIWLAVFY
- a CDS encoding MBL fold metallo-hydrolase, with the translated sequence MKLFKALFLFLFSTSLLIAGNHEVKEEVKITTTKLATGVYMLQGKGGNIGLSIGEDGILMIDSQFAPLSEKIKASIKELSTKPIKYLVNTHWHFDHTNGNENIAKDGVIIVSHENVKKRLSEDSFIKAFNKTVPALPKIALPTITFTDKIDFDLNNENIEVIYQKNAHTDGDSVIFFKNANVVHAGDIYFNGFYPFIDESSKGDVEGVIKAVEYILSRVDDNTKIIPGHGKLSNKKELTYYKETLIELNKRMKKLITEGKTLEEIVALKPFADYDKKLGGGFLPPEKFLKIFYGVVKAKQ
- a CDS encoding FKBP-type peptidyl-prolyl cis-trans isomerase, with the protein product MAITKNQVVSMSYEVRLNDEVIDSNIDKEPIRFIYGTGEIIKGLEKGIVDMDAGETKDIKVAAVDAYGEHDPKLTETLPISEFEGIDLEIGLVLEADDENGDILKATVTEVTKDEVTVDYNHPLAGCDLDFRVTIHSVM
- a CDS encoding TIGR00730 family Rossman fold protein, which translates into the protein MKVAVYCGSSSGECSMYVEETKALGEFLAQNNIDVVYGGGKVGLMGIIADTIMLNGGNVYGVIPEKLKEKELAHTGITELTIVKDMHERKAKMAEMADAFITLPGGAGTLEEIFEAWTWAQLGYHNKPCAFYNIGGFYDDLFNMIEKMTKTGFLKEEYLDMLINTSDLRNLIDSIKNYKAPNEKWN
- a CDS encoding flavodoxin codes for the protein MEAIGLFYGSDTGTTEDIVEKIKNTFSKEIEVHNIANSSKEDLEKYEKLILASPTWGSGDLQADWEDFENNLSKIDFSNKTIALVGLGDQESYSDTFCNSLSHLYEYVKKGKVVGKTSAEGYYFEDSDSVIDGEFVGLAIDDVNQDELTNERIEAWVKQIEGSF
- a CDS encoding acyl carrier protein phosphodiesterase, whose protein sequence is MNWLAHIFLSEYNIEFQVANYLADPLKGKVWDNASIHIKNGMAIHKRIDSFTDSHELFKKSKNRLGDKGLLKSVVIDLTYDYLLTKNWNRYSSIELESFLKQFYNNSYELLPKLPSHASTPLKRMIDFELLNKYQTLEQLNEGLLRIDKRLSAKLASRDKTSLYFERVCENIEEIEKDFLEFFPLLCSIVKNETDSNQLIHWKN
- a CDS encoding DCC1-like thiol-disulfide oxidoreductase family protein, producing MKIEIYYDKECPFCNKYTQILNLRKEHDVIIKNAREDLQKLRYFYSYGYDINNGIIVQIEDNIYQGAKAIAMLDNLSEQSNFFYKTKLFQNFLYPILKIIRKITLFILGRNSKINFEE
- a CDS encoding YeeE/YedE family protein, which codes for MSFEVYELVNILGFILGLALGAVGQKNQFCFSGSIKDYILTKSTKRGASVIMAMIIAVISTALVANNFQIDLTQSNYYRENINYFSIVLGGLIFGVGMMLADGCSNRHLIKFAQGDIHSLIVIVFTGIFAFATAKGFINGFFAPITTNETLLEWSSFIGNITMNIYFVVGVLVILLAILVRKLNRVISLWDGVLVGLFVAAAWYITGVIGADTIERVVDLEALSFVYPTGRAIELFMYYDAFNLVFPICLVLGVIIGAFLMSKINRRYSFGCTASKGQKKVRYNMIGGALMGTGGVLSIGCTVGQGLSGLSTLAFASFLAIVSIFISATITAILLNKKDELPMCFIFEWKDNRADYQI